TTTACCTCAATCGATGTCCATATATTGGCCACATGAATCTTTGTGTGAACCTGCACATCGATATGGTAAACGCGCAACAATTAATGTTAAATAATGTGTTGTAATGGGACGTGTACATTGATGTGAAAATTTGTAAAATACGTAAAATGGAACTTTATTACCGAAGggtaaatgttgaatatcactATGATACAGTGTTAGGTTATTGTCACTCCGGGTAACCATTTTTGTGACTGGACATAAATATccaaatatgaataattatatgAACACCCATAAAATTTGCGTTTTGAGTTAGAATGATCACTTTCATAAATACTTCAACGAAATAATTTGACCGATTCATGTGATTTCTTAAAGGTTGTGAATGTGGTGAAGGAATTGGAGCCAAAACTGAATTCCGTTACGCTGTCATGTGACATCCATCCATTACAAAAACCAAATAATATTCATGCCGAAACCATCAATGTTCAACTTGCCGTGTTAAAGAGTGAAATGGAAAAAGTATATTCATCAGAAACGTGGTTTCCATCGTTACAGAATGCACTTAAATCGGGTACTGTGAATGTGGATAGCACGTGGATAACTAGTGAGTGAATCGCCAATGCATGTCAGTTTTCTTGTTGATATCCACACTTGATCAATATGTAATGTGTTTTGTTGAGTTGACATCGCTTATATTTTTCAGCACTAAGTAAATATACTGTACTTCATTTCAGAAATCGTTTCAGTGAGTGGTAAGTTCACGATAAATTCTGTCGTTTGTGTGTATTGTAAAATTTGTTGATATCAGTGATACTGTAAAATATTGATAACATCAGTCTGTCAACGTAATGTGTGACTTTCAGAAGTGATAGATGTGTAGTGGTATGTAAACATGGGTCGTGAAATGTGTGCAAGAGGCAGCCTGTTATCATCAAGcgcaaaataatatttattttgactTGTAGATCCGGAAGCCTTTAGCGATGGTAAGTTGTCCCGTATATGAGGCAGTTGTTTTGAAATTTAAATCTCCTGTTATCATTTTATGATCTCAACTGAGGTGTGTAAAAGTGACTGGATGAAATGTGTTCGTTGCTTTGTTTGTGAATGTTGTGTGAACTGAATGATGCTAACAAACTGGCCGTAATATCGATGATGTGACTGTAGTGAAATTATATAGTTTATTGGATAGGTCGGAGAACGGTCGACTCGTGAAGGCCTTGTGAATCGATCTCCACAATTTGATCAGTCAAAAGCTCCTGATATTTACATGCTTGTAAAGGCGTTCAACACACAAACACTCTGACATTTAATTCTTACCGAGGAATCAAGTGATTGATTAGAAATATCATTCGACTGCTACGCTGATTGCCTCTCCTTTGCATTTCAGTGATGTTTTCACTAGACAAGTTCACTTGAACTTCGACAAGTTGATTTTGATCCGTTCATCTCAAGTCTCCAGATCGCTTCtctagttgagaatttgatgaTAAATTATGACAACGTTTCCTCAATTGGTTTCACCAACACGTCAAAACGAAGATTGTATTAGTTTGAATCGAGGATGAAATCAGcagtgaatgtgtatatgatgTCTGAAAAATCCTAATGTTTCTATCGCTGATTCGTCGGTCAACATAAATGCTTATGTGTAGTATGGCTTACAATACCCACTGAATAGAGTGGTTTGATTAGCAAACcgatttatgaaatattttattgatagtGAATATTTGTTCCACAAACTATGTTTAATGAATGTTGTACATTTTAGAAACCCACCTGTTCAACGAATATTTTGGAACGCACTTAGTCGCTGATAGGTGCGCTGATGTAAGTTTGTAGCTGATCATGCCTTATGAAGTTCTCTTGAGCGTATTACGTTTTGTGTTGATCGATCAAGTAGCAGTTACGTGTTGGTTTAGAGAGATTATAAATTTAAGTTCATCACATGATATTTATATCTTCGTACCATTAATTCCAAAATTTCAACGAATAGTCCATCGATACTCGCTTTGATGACATTTATTGATGTATATTGCTTTTTTGATATTCTGTGGACCTAAACACCAAACATCAGTGTTATGTGGCCTCCGTAGCATTTGTTATCTACGTTTATCAGGATTTATTTGGAAGCAGTTTCATAGAAAAATAGTAGTAAGTTCTCACAAAGTTTCTATATGATACATACCGACGATTACgaaatatttaattgtttacaaatagaCATTATGCCATTAAAAAGTACTATGCAGTAATACTGtctaaatattttaattgtaGCTGAAGAACATAATGTCGAGGAGATATCCCGGGTTTGGAGAATCAATGGAGAACTGTCTCTTCGATATGCATAAAGGGACTATAAGTATGAATATGAAATACCAAGAACTAATGAAGAAAGGTTATTGCTGTTTCAAACATAACATATACAGAAGAATATACTGGTCTATTGATGAATTATTGCGACCGGAAACATATGGTGAGAATTTTCGAAAAACacaaatttaaaaacaaaattaatgaaacaaGAAAACGAGTAAAGATAAGAAACATGCAAAAGCTGAAAACATACAATACAGTACAGGCGAAAACGCGCAAATAAAGACAAATTACCATAGGCATAAGTAAAGATTTAAAAAAACCTGACTACAGAATGATATTTCGGTGATCAGTTAAAACGCTTTCATTTTTCTATTGAACTTACTCTGTCGGTTTGTTTCTCGATGTCTTCCTGTCACTTAGATGGGGAGACGACAATGAAGAGCGAAACATCACAACCTGAAATAGCGTCTGACATGGAAGGAATTTCTCTCGGTATtagtatagaggttgtggagattattaagtttttgattgagatcatggaccgattgatgttagaccatcacaattgaaaacctggaagcactggacggcttcgtgaaggaattctcggagttctagtgagaagtcgtgaccagtggagctaatccttgtcgggtagagacaggtatctacctcagtacaacggaagttggtcgcgcgttttcgtggactggttgatgttggaaactatcaccattggatgccggctcagcggtccagtcggttaagcgttcgcgcgcgagaccgaaggccctgggttcgaatctcgtgagtgggatcgtggatgcgcactgctgaggagtcacataataggacgaaacggccgtccagtgcttacaggtttccaattgtgatggtctaacataaatcggttcatgatctcttCTCTGGGCATGTTTGCTCGACTGATGActcctttctctctctctctttctgttTCTCTCTCTCgctctgtctgtctgtctgtctgtctatctatctcTCTTCCACTCTCTCATTTGTAAATTGAGGATCTCGAGACATGGAATAGTATTTTTTGTTGTCTAATTCATCATAGGTTTTCACAGGAAGACATGAGAGACTCTGTTGATTTTCACAAATATTTGAACTTTGATTTCAATATACATGAGTTTAATGCGCAGTAAGCCAATAGGATCACAGTAGACGTGTTTGACTGATTGATGAAGTAACTGTCTATTGATGTGAATATGTGTGTGATGATATTGCTTTGAAACGGAAGACGAAAACCAGtgatttcaacaaatttatcCCACGATGTTATGCAAAACCAAACAGCTCATATTATTCAGAATAATTCTTGATAAACATGTACCTAACTTGTTCAGTGGTTGGAGCTCATTCTCAGGAAACCCTAGAACCGTTGTTCATATTGACAGCCACTCGTCAACGAAATCTGGCTTAAAGATTGAAGGAAGTGTTGCATTAAAGTAGATTGTACCCCATATAAAATAGCTCCGAATTCTGTGATGTCTGGTTCAATATGTGCCTTATGACGTATTAGTGAGTAAAATTCTGTCTCTCCAGTCATCACACTTTTAAGGTCGTTAGGTGTCGAATTTTCTCTAAAATTTGATTAACGTCTTATTTTGTTGGCATGGGATTTCTTATGATTTTCTTTATTGTATATAAATTGTTATTAGCTAGCTAACTTTTCTGGAGTTTCATTGTTTGAACTGACTAATTCGGTTGTGCAGCTCTCATTATTCTTCTGCGTGATATCATTTACAGGATCTTTTCAAAATTGCTTTTCAAGTTTGAATCGTAAATACCCATGACATGACCTGTTAGATTTGTGTGAAACCGAAATAACATAAACATAGTGTGCAGTAGAAATAACATACCCATGTGATATTATCTACAGTATGGAACCAGCACACCATCCACTTACTAAGGCTATTCTCAGGATCACCAAGAATAAACTGACAGTTCGTCATGTCCATTTCAACCACATCGCAATAACTCACTTACACAACAAGCGCTGTCAAATAACATCAACAATGTTGAAACTAAAAAAAACGTCTTGTATGTAGACGTCTGTTGTCTACGTAAGTCGAATATGTGACGACCGTTATTGAGTCTAACGCTGTTCATTTCCCTAAAATCACGACCTATATTTAGCAAACGTGTATCAATTTGTTGATTATCGGAATCAGTATTTCAACAGTCGATAGACTAGTGCAAATGTTTATCGGTTTAGGTGGCCTCATCAAACAACAATACAGAaagagagtgtgtgtgtattgACAAAATTGTTACGGTTGTAATTACATTCCATGATTTTCACTGTTCACTTGATTTACAAATTCACAGATTGGTCAGATGAAGAGTGACAAGTGAGTATTGAATCGTGGTGTTATAATTATATCTTAATACATTTCTAGTTTCAAGTTTCGTTGAAAACTGATTGTAAATACACAATCCATTTAATCATGACCATTTAGCATGGTAGTCACCGTTCACAAAACGTTATCAATATCTAGTCACAGATTGTGGATTAACGTTGTTTTGTCGCTAGCTGTTGGATGAATATGATTTGATCAAAATGTTTTGTAAACATCTTTGAAAGTGTATTCAATTTGTATATGATCAATATCCGGTTGTCGACATCAATGATACCCTTGCAAATCAGTAATCGTTCCAGTATAGTTGCATATAGATTCCGTCAATATGTGTacaattatattaaaattattatagtgAAACAGAATACTTGTTTTAGTGTTGTTCAATTTGTGATAAGACGTGATTGTCTTCTATCGATTAAATAGAATTGACAAATCAAAGCTGAATTAATCGTCATCACATGTCTCGTCTAGAATATTCATAAAATTTCCACCCTCGTTTTTGCTATATTAGTACACATTGCATGCTCGATTATTATCTTAATCTAAAAGTATAATAATATTCAAAGATGTGAAAATGAATGCTTTCATGAGAATAATCTCGTGTCTGAAATATTACCAAGAATGATCGAATCCTTTCACATATACTTTTCTTTCAGATCACTCGTTTTCTAATCTCATCAACACCACTACCATCATCAGATAACAATAACAGTATTGTACACTGAAACATACTGATGCAATTTAATATGTGGTGAACGTAACAATAttcttgaataacattttcTAATTCTAACACACAATACATAATATATGGTAATTAACGCATTGAGTCTTTTTTGTCTACATTACGTTTGAGAAGGAAACGATGAATATTTGTTTGCGATGAATGATATAAACAATTACTGTAACGTCTTAGTAACGGTACATACGTAGACCAATTCGAATTGGCTTTTAGGATGACTTGTTTGTGGAGATCCTTCATTTTAAAGATATTTCACATGCAATGGTTGAGTTTGTAATCTTATTCACCAGATATCGTTGAGTCGGATGTATTGAGTGGTGGTTCATATGTAAGACGAAATAAACGATGTTAGTGGTACATAGTTCAATGGTTGAAGAGCATGAatatcctacatctatttatttatccatCTCATGTGTATTTTATGAAACACTTTTGGTATAAATTCATCAGATAGTAGTTGGTGACTTTGCAAAATATGCTTCCCAAATACAGTGTCTTTCTCAATTAGTCCAAAATGTTTCGTAGATAATTGTTGGCCTGCGTTTGCTTGTTATTAATTCCTTTGATTCGGATTACACTTTTCGCAATGATCATTAATAACTATGCTTATTCATAGCCGATCAGTTGTCTGTTTGTGATCCgataaagataaaaataaacgACAGGCTTAATCGTATGTTATTCATCTGAAATAACATCGCCTTGTGAAAAGCTTTCCATTGTACGAGCTTTAAAATAGGACACTTAGTAAATTTAGCAATCTTATGATATTTATCTCTATTTAGCTCGAAAGCTCATCACGTAAACATGGATATATGGAATCCATAAAGTTGGAAACTAACTGTATTgtgtgccggctcagtggtagagTATTCGAGAACTTGCGGTCTCGTTACAGTATGTATTATGATGGACCATTCAACTAGTTATAAAACAGTCAGACAATTTTTGAAACATCTGCTTGCACAATCACCTGTTATTGCTCCAGAAGTGATACTAATTTTGATACATGGAGCGATCACTGAATTGAATAAAGTGATGCTGAATCTTCAATAAATGAGAAGAGTTTGACTCAAAGGCGTTAAGTTGATCAGGATAGACGTTACACAGAATTAGCTGAAATGAGAGTATCTTATCGAAATGATTGATGAGAATGGTCAAAGCGAGGCTCATAAGATTCCTAGAATCATCTAATTATGTGGCAGTTCAAAGTGCATCACCTAAGAAATCACCACAAGTCGAACTTGCCACCCATCGTATCAGGTCTTGAATTTGCAACGGAGAATCGAGTCTCGTCAATAGACAGAAACAATGTGATAGAAAAACAGATATTAGCAGAACACCGTGATATATTAGCTCTATGGATTTCAAAAATTCCATCACATAAAAATTTATTAAGATCATTGATCTATAAAACTAAATGGTAAAGTAGATAGTGCTAAACTATCAAATTATACAAAACAGAATAAtcttaataaaaacaatgtGTAGAAAGATAAACAAACACAAAAGTTCAAATGCCTGAGCATATTACAAACCAAATGTGTGAAATatgataaagaaaacaaaatatttattaggTAGAAAAGTATATCTTATACATCAAAGAAAGTTCATATAAACCGGACAAGAAATAAGTTGGATGCCAGTTAAGCGGTAAAATATCTACCGATCTAGTGCAAAATCAAAAGCATGTAGGTTTATGTTATGAATTTATGTCCGGCTTtaatcacgtgatttatccaacaatcaaaatacgacttatacaatcttagccctatgccaaaccaatgatgttcgaccggtatgagcagcctagcgccCTTATTGGTCCTATTGTCCGCTTAGCCCGTCcgcttgagtccagaacacaataccaacttCTGCAATATGGatgatttatttcaaacatactcggtttatatatccaccaaacagaccgcaatgcaccataaaataggaaataacatttgtacgcaataaagccaaaaagtgactgtaaacgtgggagacagtagtcaataaactgagcatagtagtcaattaatatgtctcagaagttactcgtgatttaatcttcgctcggctATAACAGATTAGTGTGCTGTAAGCAATAGAGATGAGAAGAAACATTGACAAAGctcaaacaaaatagaaagtACAGTGCAAAGAATGATGATAATTTATGAAAGTAAAATGAACAAAGCACAGTCAAGTAAAATGAGAACGAAATCCATATTTGACAAAATTCAAGAACTGATATTTATGTTGAGCACATTACTGAGGAAATTGAAAATGTAGCCAACAGAAATGCATTCATCAGAAGTCGTGAACAATGGAGTGAAATATGTGTCGATTATGAGATAAATATCAGCCTAACATGATGCATGGAATGTTTCACAAATCCACAAATTAATCGAAGTTAGACGTGTATAGTTTACGATGCATACTCACTGGTCTAGAAATTGATCGATCTCAATCGAGCTCGAGATAATTGGATACCAGTGCAGGCTACACGTCGGTGTATTCACACTGATGACGAGCATCATACTAAAAAGACTATCATTACATTCAGCTCGTTTGTAATCTTCCAGAATATTTCAGCTGTTCATATAAACAATGAGAATAATGCTGTCTCCACAAACTGACATGAAGTCATAAAGTATGTGCTCAAAAGTGACTGGAACAAAAGTGTAATTCACTAATCATAAATGATCGTTTGAAATAATATGTGTTAagaaatatgaatatgtatTCGTCTGATTGTAGAGATCCACTTCAACACCAGTGTAGAACCATGACaagaaactaattgaaaagaagtaTATCTTTGTAATCTCAACTTGTAATTTTAACATACAAATCCGTTTGCATTCTTCAAGCAACTGGTGATCCTTATAGAAGCTAATAAAATTGGTTATTATACTTATTGTTAAATATGAGGGGTATGAGTTAGATCTCATTAGGTAGAAGTAACTTTACAAAATAGATAGTTTAAAGGTTGATATTTGAAATTAAATGAGATGATGAGTATAAAGTTTTCTTACTAATAACTTAACAACGTTGCTTAAAAAGCGAATGGAATGTAAATATCAATTCTTACTGTGTATTCTACGACCAATAATAGAAGGGACCGAAAATTTGATAAGTAATATAAGTATTTGTGATCAGATAAATATATTATCGATATACAATGAGTTGTAGATGGTATTCATCTCGAATTTAGTTTAAGTAGGAAATCAAACATACTGTTAATGCTAGCATGTGGATTCCTAAACTGAATCAGTTCTCGATTCACCTAGCAAACCAAAATCGTCTGCTCTCGCTACTTAAGTTTAATTCTTGTATCATTTGGTTGATGAAAAGATACATCATTCTTGGCAATTAACAAGAAAGCACAACTGGTAAGATCGACACTCACACATGTAACACatgaattgcgagcatgaaactttccacatgataaacatttaccaaacttcatctcacctttgtgatttggtttgtaattcctcgttgaaacacctttcatatttacacgagaataggaatcactgttaaatgaacgcaagtttgattgaccctgagattgtagttcatcatgacgactaagcaaagtattagaaatcttcatcgactggatatcaagttcattgactgcttcgtagttaatacacgcagttctagcatcttgaaaggaacagtttggcatttttaacagccctctttccaaactcggtatgttaattcctgcaattaatcgatctctcagttgcacatgaagttgatcaccgaaattacacttggcagcttgtttctgtaattcaaggatgaattcccgagccttttggtcattttgacgaatcatcttatgaaacttcgccctttcacggcattcaaaactggtgcattttacatgacttaataatagctctttaagagttgcataagggagtgagataggtttttctggatatgccaaagtttttaataagctgtacgcttccctcccaatgaatgtcagaaaatgtgccacaattttctcacctttaacatctttcttgatcatgctccaaatttcgaacctttccaaataatcctcaatagcttcaggagttgaatgaatatccaacttttccattgcaggttccatgacgacgccaatatagtattctaattgtcgtatgaattaggaattccaggattaacgcaattgaattaagaagacacaggcacaacgaatatactgtatttagaattcgaaatcaaacattcaaccagtacaaaggtatcattggttcattcaaatggttcaaattcaaatggttcaaatggttgtggacggaatagaagaagctttcgcttaacaggcttccgtgtctagtagcaggggatcaccaaatcctccaggcaggaacctaggtacggtgacgataaaagaggaaaagaaattggtaaatcatagtgcgatgctgtccttggtccttaagaataggtcaagttgcctcttgaaggactcctgagaagtcgcttggactagctcggccggcagcgagttccagcttttgacaactcttaaggagtagaagttgtgtctacatttcgtcttgctatgttgtgtttccagtttctgggtattaccccttaggttattgttcggactaagcttaagtaggtgtttaagaggatgtccagaagtgttaagaatactataagccattaataaatcacctctaagacgcctatattctagtgggtaaaggtctagtgaacggaggcgttcttcgtaaggcttagatttgagtcctcgaactgatttcgtggctcgccgttggatacgctccaaagtgaccttatccttttggagtgagggggggagtactatgtttccgtactctaaatggggacggatgaaactattgaagattgtgtggaaagttcttccgtcaaactgaccaaaaatgcgcctcaacgttaccagtgcaaggtttgctcggaaggcatttttgtcacagttagcgttagactttaagtcatggggcaccaggactcctaaatctttttcgacttgggatactactagagaggagtttcctaagttgtaactgtagtttgcgacatgtcgcagatggactactttacacttagaagtgttaaaggtaagtccgttatcgtctgcccaactttgaagtcgagtcagatcctcttgaagtgcctgtatatcgtcttggttgcgtatctctctccaaagtttcacgtcgtcggcaaaaagtaataagtctgacgttacctgttgaggaagatcatttgtgtagatcaagaagagaagaggccctagtactgagccctggtggaccccactaggacattccatagcttgagataaagtgaaattaaccctaaccttaaagtgttgatttttttaggtatgaagtaagccagtcgattagaggtggtttgatacctagtcgtttgagcttgttgataagacacaagtggttaaccttatcaaaagcttttgagaaatcaaggcaaatgacatcaacctttcccttgcgatcgaggatgcttgtccatctgtccaccgcagtcagcaggttggttatacaagagtaacccttcctgaaaccatgctgttggggtgagaagaaatttaaggacagtaggtagtcatttaaaccgtcgcatatcagggactccatgagttttgaggGTGACGACAGAAGAGCTACCggccggtaacttgaaggttcattgcgtcgaccacctttgaaaattggtgtgatgtgagccaacttccaattttccggtaatttgcctcggctaagcgagtgtgaaaacatcacgctaggcggcgttgccaggattgaggctgcctccctcagtatggcaggatgaaccatatccgggccaggagaagtgtcaagtcttaagtgctgcagtttccggaacaccaagtcagcgcttaggtccacttcagaaagtcctgtggaattgcagatgaaactgtcgtcaataaagttgatatcagccggttgaaatgtttgagagtaatgtgccgccagaaggttagcggcgtcgccatcgttgttggtcgggccgttaagacctagcagttgagaaactcctgttttggcttgacgaagagaggctgcataacggaataggcttctagggttagaggcgaatttgtccataagctttgtttggtactgaagcctgtcttctcttatagccttcgtgcatgtgttcctgatatgtttgtattgcctatacgctccatcgttattagttcgtttgtattccgcccaacagtgccgtttgcggcttaggaggcgaagggtacggttcttgattactgtaggtggcttgaagcttttgggaaccgtttgaggaactgaatggtctgtagcacataagagcgtgtgcagcaagaagtcccaatgaccatccacatcgatttgagggtgaacatcccaaaccacctgttgtagatggtcatgtagagctggcacattcagccgtttaaaattccatcgcaaattattgttgggataccttagcttagttttgatgacaaaactgaaggctatgacggcatgatcgcttttttcCAGAGgggccaggattgagaggttgtcgactaggaattcttcgttagtgaatacacagtctaagcgcgatggtgtctgactgtttctccaacgagttgccgacctcacattttcatataagcccaagttatcgatgaggttgaagaaccgagcttcagttgagttgtcgcctccagtgtacgtgtgttccgcgaagttgactctagggagattaaagtccccacAGAACATGAACAGTACAGAGCATCTGATAAACTAGTGTACTTTCTTTGTTGTGATTACCTTTGGAACTTACAATTAAAATCCATCATATAACCGCTAATACTATTTTGTCATTCAATGCACCACTTCGTTTTTATCCGTATCCATTCCTCAAAGTGTTCTTTCAAACGTCCCTTTTGAAGGACCTTATGAAGTAGTGGAGAGACAAGcaaaatatttcacaatcaAAGTAGATGGAAAAAAGAGACTGTTCCGATTGATTTGGTATAACCTGCTTTTCTAGAGTATGAAATAAATGACAGCCGATAGCCGCCTAAAGACAGCAAAACTTGCACAGTACAGCTTCTTTTGTTCCTTACCAATTATTCACCTACCATCGATGATACTAATTTTACAGCTCCCACAAGTTAAACCTCTAATTCCACCACTTTTCCCATCCTGAAAACCACTGGTATGAGAAGATAGGTAAGTGATAACAGACGTTATGTTGGATTAATCGCCTAATCTCTTGTTATTTTCTGTGTTCCGAGTAAATATCTATGTATTAGCAAGGCTGCTAGTAATATTCTTTTGCaaacattattttttaaaatatctgttCATGTGTACTATCAATATTGATATATTCGCTGTATTATACCTATGTGTAAGTACCATTCTCATGATACTCATTACTAAGTGTGCAATAATATTTATCTGTGTTATGCTCGCTCATTTTATTACTaaccgaatatatatatatatatatatatatatatatatatgatagttGAATTAATGGGTCATTTGAAGCTGGACTGCCATGTAAAACCTACACGCATGCCGACGATTCctatactagggcgaaacggccgtccagtgcaactttgtggattggttgatgttagacattgacactatTGGACGCcgggtcagtggtctagaggtttgaatctcgcgaggcgagatcgcgaatgtgcactgttgaggagtcccatgtcaggacgaaacgcccgtcaagtgcctccaggttttc
This genomic stretch from Schistosoma haematobium chromosome 5, whole genome shotgun sequence harbors:
- a CDS encoding hypothetical protein (SECRETED:SignalP(1-29)) — its product is MFRPQGAVVWFSFFFLVWNAAQFLEFTSADIVVMKLSVSVKEWNKLIGKNDKRESLEVLDGYCANVVNVVKELEPKLNSVTLSCDIHPLQKPNNIHAETINVQLAVLKSEMEKVYSSETWFPSLQNALKSGTVNVDSTWITKIVSVSDPEAFSDETHLFNEYFGTHLVADRCADDLFGSSFIEK
- a CDS encoding hypothetical protein (EggNog:ENOG410VJXB) is translated as MEPAMEKLDIHSTPEAIEDYLERFEIWSMIKKDVKGEKIVAHFLTFIGREAYSLLKTLAYPEKPISLPYATLKELLLSHVKCTSFECRERAKFHKMIRQNDQKAREFILELQKQAAKCNFGDQLHVQLRDRLIAGINIPSLERGLLKMPNCSFQDARTACINYEAVNELDIQSMKISNTLLSRHDELQSQGQSNLRSFNSDSYSRVNMKGVSTRNYKPNHKGEMKFGKCLSCGKFHARNSCVTCVSVDLTSCAFLLIAKNDVSFHQPNDTRIKLK